In the Myxococcota bacterium genome, one interval contains:
- a CDS encoding HDOD domain-containing protein, which translates to MNVGAEAVSQRSVRDSRWERWEGRLRERLEKGDLELPPLPDIAQRAMAMARDESTSAADLAELMNRDAALASALLRRANSVALGAATRVASAHQAVARLGMREASEIAVAVSLRAGLFQGQVYPTLANRIWRQSLASGLFAKEVMRSMGRDIEIAFLCGLLADVGQPMVLNELGATTRAYERPDEETAASLARALGPQFAATAVRSWALPGVVIESIMRRDEEPSEESRVASLGQRLAEIVVDPEAEIADFEADPDAVALCLEPQEIARVIAQADRIREETEGMP; encoded by the coding sequence CGCTGGGAACGCTGGGAGGGCCGGCTGCGCGAGCGTCTGGAGAAGGGGGACCTCGAGCTTCCCCCGCTGCCCGACATCGCCCAGCGCGCCATGGCGATGGCGCGCGACGAGTCCACGAGTGCGGCCGATCTCGCGGAGCTGATGAATCGAGACGCCGCGCTGGCTTCGGCGCTGCTGCGGCGCGCCAACTCGGTGGCGCTCGGTGCCGCGACTCGTGTGGCTTCGGCACACCAGGCCGTGGCCCGTCTGGGGATGCGAGAGGCCTCGGAGATCGCCGTCGCGGTGAGTCTGCGCGCCGGTCTCTTCCAGGGCCAGGTGTATCCCACCCTCGCCAATCGGATCTGGCGCCAATCCCTGGCGTCCGGGTTGTTCGCGAAGGAAGTGATGCGCTCGATGGGGCGCGATATTGAGATCGCCTTCCTCTGCGGCCTGCTCGCCGACGTCGGGCAGCCGATGGTCTTGAACGAGCTGGGCGCCACCACCCGCGCCTACGAGCGCCCCGACGAAGAGACGGCCGCTTCGCTGGCCCGGGCTCTGGGCCCGCAGTTTGCCGCCACGGCCGTGCGCAGCTGGGCGCTCCCGGGCGTGGTGATCGAGTCGATCATGCGACGGGACGAGGAGCCGTCGGAAGAATCGCGGGTCGCGAGCCTCGGGCAGCGCCTCGCCGAGATCGTGGTCGACCCGGAAGCCGAGATCGCGGATTTCGAAGCAGATCCGGATGCCGTGGCGCTTTGCCTCGAGCCCCAGGAGATCGCCCGCGTGATCGCCCAGGCCGATCGCATCCGCGAAGAAACCGAGGGCATGCCCTGA